A single genomic interval of Amycolatopsis albispora harbors:
- a CDS encoding glutamate synthase subunit beta, whose protein sequence is MADPKGFLTTERELPKRRPVDLRLLDWREVYEDFATGKQQKQAGRCMDCGIPFCHQGCPLGNLIPEWNTLVWKEDWRAASERLHATNNFPEFTGTLCPAPCETACVLGINDDPVTIKQVEISIIDRAFEEGWVTPQIPEKRTGKKVAVVGSGPSGLAAAQQLTRAGHTVVVYERADAIGGLLRYGIPEFKMEKHRLDRRLDQMRAEGTEFRTGVNVGKDLSVEDLRANHDAVVLAGGATAWRDLPIPGRELDGVYQAMEYLPPANRVAAGTLAEPTITADGKHVVVIGGGDTGADCVGTAHRQGALSVTQLEIMPRPPETRSEAHPWPTYPMIYRVSSAHEEGGERLYSVNTQQFLDDGSGRVRALSLVEVRSENGKFVPVEGTERELPADLVLLAMGFVGPERAGLLENLGVELDQRGNVARNAQFRTSLDDVFVAGDMGRGQSLIVWAIAEGRSAAAAVDAQLTGREILPAPIAPTDRPIS, encoded by the coding sequence ATGGCTGACCCCAAGGGCTTTCTGACCACCGAACGCGAACTGCCGAAGCGGCGGCCGGTCGACCTGCGCCTGCTCGACTGGCGGGAGGTCTACGAGGACTTCGCGACCGGCAAGCAGCAGAAGCAGGCGGGCCGCTGCATGGACTGCGGCATCCCGTTCTGCCACCAGGGCTGCCCGCTCGGGAACCTCATCCCGGAGTGGAACACCCTGGTGTGGAAGGAGGACTGGCGCGCGGCGAGCGAACGGCTGCACGCGACCAACAACTTCCCCGAGTTCACCGGCACCCTGTGCCCGGCACCGTGCGAAACCGCCTGCGTGCTCGGGATCAACGACGATCCGGTGACCATCAAGCAGGTCGAGATCTCCATCATCGACCGCGCCTTCGAGGAAGGCTGGGTCACGCCGCAGATCCCGGAGAAGCGCACCGGGAAAAAGGTCGCCGTGGTCGGCTCGGGCCCGTCCGGCCTCGCCGCCGCGCAGCAGCTCACCCGCGCCGGCCACACCGTCGTGGTCTATGAGCGAGCCGACGCCATCGGCGGCCTGCTCCGCTACGGCATTCCCGAGTTCAAAATGGAGAAGCACCGCCTCGACCGGCGCCTGGACCAGATGCGCGCCGAGGGCACCGAGTTCCGCACCGGCGTCAACGTCGGCAAGGACCTCTCCGTCGAGGACCTGCGCGCCAACCACGACGCCGTGGTCCTCGCCGGCGGCGCCACAGCCTGGCGCGACCTCCCCATCCCCGGCCGCGAACTCGACGGCGTGTACCAGGCGATGGAGTACCTGCCCCCGGCCAACCGCGTCGCCGCCGGAACGCTCGCCGAGCCGACCATCACCGCCGACGGCAAGCACGTCGTAGTCATCGGCGGCGGCGACACCGGCGCCGACTGCGTCGGCACCGCCCACCGCCAGGGCGCCCTTTCAGTGACCCAACTGGAGATCATGCCCCGCCCCCCGGAGACCCGCTCCGAGGCGCACCCGTGGCCGACCTACCCGATGATCTACCGCGTCTCCTCCGCCCACGAAGAAGGCGGCGAGCGACTGTACTCGGTGAACACCCAGCAGTTCCTCGACGACGGCTCCGGCCGAGTCCGCGCACTGAGCCTCGTCGAGGTCCGCTCCGAGAACGGCAAGTTCGTTCCGGTCGAAGGCACCGAGCGCGAACTCCCCGCCGATCTGGTCCTGCTCGCCATGGGCTTCGTCGGCCCCGAACGAGCAGGCCTCCTGGAAAACCTCGGCGTCGAACTGGACCAGCGCGGCAACGTCGCCCGCAACGCCCAGTTCCGGACCAGCCTCGACGACGTCTTCGTCGCCGGCGACATGGGCCGCGGCCAGTCGCTCATCGTCTGGGCGATCGCCGAAGGCCGCTCCGCCGCCGCCGCGGTGGACGCCCAGCTCACCGGCCGGGAGATCCTCCCGGCACCGATCGCGCCGACCGACCGGCCGATCTCCTGA
- a CDS encoding aminoglycoside phosphotransferase family protein yields the protein MPFFPEAATEDQFEALTNEQLRPGVAALLAELGLTDRTAVRFDDGSLPVYAVGDDLVLKLFPPVHLSELGTEAGVLRALDGRLPIPTPRLDRTGEFDGWGYVLMSRLAGEALSGVWPNLTDEDKEAVAQQLGEALATLHRTPAPDIGPADWPEFLAARRAKAVEQQRRAGLAEEWLAQIPGFLAEVDLGTPSPVLLHTEVMRDHLLVQRGADGWALTGLFDFEPAMRGAPEYELVGVGIFVAGGDRAFFRRVLLAYGYTPEQLDADFARRCLAYTLLHVYSNLPWYLKVMPEPEQPTLNALAQRWFAC from the coding sequence ATGCCGTTCTTCCCCGAGGCCGCGACCGAGGACCAGTTCGAAGCGCTCACCAACGAGCAACTCCGCCCCGGGGTCGCCGCCCTGCTGGCCGAACTCGGCCTCACGGACCGGACGGCCGTGCGCTTCGACGACGGCTCGCTGCCCGTCTACGCCGTGGGCGACGACCTGGTGTTGAAGCTCTTCCCGCCGGTCCACCTGTCCGAGTTGGGCACCGAAGCCGGGGTGCTGCGCGCGCTGGACGGCCGGCTCCCGATCCCGACTCCGCGTCTGGACCGCACCGGCGAGTTCGACGGCTGGGGTTACGTGCTGATGAGCCGCCTCGCAGGTGAGGCGCTCAGCGGCGTCTGGCCGAACCTGACCGATGAGGACAAGGAGGCCGTGGCCCAGCAGCTCGGCGAGGCGCTGGCCACGCTGCACCGCACGCCCGCGCCGGATATCGGCCCCGCCGACTGGCCGGAGTTCCTCGCGGCCCGGCGGGCGAAGGCCGTCGAGCAGCAGCGGCGCGCGGGCCTGGCCGAGGAGTGGCTGGCGCAGATCCCCGGCTTCCTGGCCGAGGTCGACCTCGGCACCCCGTCGCCCGTGCTGCTGCACACCGAGGTCATGCGCGACCACCTCCTGGTCCAGCGCGGTGCCGACGGCTGGGCGCTGACCGGGCTGTTCGACTTCGAGCCCGCGATGCGCGGTGCGCCGGAGTACGAACTGGTCGGTGTCGGCATTTTTGTCGCGGGCGGGGACCGGGCTTTCTTCCGCCGCGTGCTGCTGGCCTACGGCTACACCCCTGAGCAGCTGGACGCCGATTTCGCGCGCCGCTGCCTGGCGTACACGCTGCTGCACGTGTACAGCAATCTGCCCTGGTACCTGAAGGTGATGCCGGAACCGGAGCAGCCGACGCTGAACGCCTTGGCCCAGCGCTGGTTCGCCTGCTGA
- the gltB gene encoding glutamate synthase large subunit: MTRHDQHHRRPAGLYDPQFEHDACGVAFVADLTGRRDHQIVRKALVALRNLEHRGARGAEPETGDGAGLLIQVPDEFFRAVTEFELPEPGEYAVGTAFLPVDETARGRAMSAIERIAGEEDLQVLGWRELPVRTEHTGPTAAATMPHFSQLFLGPRSPGVTGLALERAAFCVRKRAEHELAEDEVYFPSLSARTIVYKGMLTEAQVESFFPDLTDERVTSAIGLVHSRFSTNTFPSWPLAHPYRYVAHNGEINTLRGNRNWMDARESMLASDLIPGDLERLYPVITRGASDSASFDEVLELLHLGGRPLPHAVLMMIPEAWENHEEMDPARRAFYEFHSTLMEPWDGPALVAFTDGTQIGAVLDRNGLRPARYWVTEDGLVVLASEVGVLDIDQASIVRKGRLEPGRMFLVDTAEGRIIDDDEIKGGLAAEHPYQEWVEQGLLQLEDLPEREREVPPHAALVRRQQAFGYSEEELDVLLEPMARTGAEPIGSMGNDSPLAPLSSGSRQLFDYFTQLFAQVTNPPLDAIREELVTALGAQLGAEPNLLTADASSCRRIVLPFPVLDNDELAKLVHINDDGDLPEFSAVTVYGRYEVDGGAEALTRRLDEIRAEVSQAIADGARLIVLSDRGVDEKHAPIPSLLLTGAVHHHLVREKTRTQVGLLVEAGDAREVHHIALLIGYGAAAVNPYLAMATVEELASDGRIEGVDAKQATRNLIKALGKGVRKTMSKMGVSTVASYTGAQIFEAIGLGEEVINTCFTGTTSRLGGIGFETIAREVALRHRRAFPPDGVRPSHRELETGADYQWRREGEPHLFNPQTVFKLQHSTRSGKYEIFKEYTKQVDDQAERLLTLRGLFGFKEGARPPVPIEEVEPVSEIVKRFATGAISYGSISKEMHQTLAIAMNRLGGKSNTGEGGEDADRLYDPERRSAVKQVASGRFGVTSEYLVNADDIQIKMAQGAKPGEGGQLPGAKVYPWIAKTRFSTPGVGLISPPPHHDIYSIEDLAQLIHDLKNANPAARIHVKLVSEVGVGTVAAGVSKAHADVVLISGHDGGTGASPLSSIKHAGGPWELGLAETQQTLLANRLRDRIVVQTDGQLKTGRDVIIAALLGAEEFGFATAPLVVSGCIMMRVCHLDTCPVGVATQNPVLREKFSGKAEYVVNFFEFIAQEVREYLAQLGFRSIAEAVGHAELLDTRKAVEHWKASGLDLSPIFHVPELEPRASRHQVVAQDHGLDKALDNTLIQLAEGALNSGDKVRLELPVRNVNRTVGTMLGSELTKRWGGEGLPDGTIDVTFTGTAGQSFGAFVPKGITLRLVGDGNDYVAKGLSGGRIVVRPPRDAQYAAEEHIIAGNVIGYGATSGEIFIRGRVGERFCVRNSGALAVVEGVGDHGCEYMTGGRVVVLGTVGRNFAAGMSGGIAYLLDVNTKRLNTEMVELEPLDDEDTELLRDAVERHYDETESAVARELLADWDTAVIRFGKVMPKDYKRVLLAQAAAEREGRDVNEAIMEAAHG, translated from the coding sequence GTGACCCGCCATGATCAGCACCACCGCAGGCCAGCAGGCCTGTACGACCCGCAGTTCGAGCACGACGCCTGCGGGGTCGCCTTTGTCGCGGATCTCACCGGGAGACGAGACCACCAGATCGTTCGCAAGGCACTGGTCGCACTGCGGAACCTCGAACACCGCGGCGCCCGCGGCGCCGAGCCGGAAACCGGTGACGGCGCGGGCCTGCTGATCCAGGTTCCGGACGAGTTCTTCCGCGCGGTGACCGAGTTCGAGCTGCCCGAACCGGGCGAATACGCCGTCGGCACCGCGTTCCTGCCCGTCGACGAGACCGCCAGGGGCCGCGCGATGAGCGCGATCGAGCGGATCGCCGGCGAAGAGGACCTGCAGGTGCTGGGCTGGCGCGAGCTTCCCGTGCGCACCGAGCACACAGGACCGACAGCGGCCGCGACGATGCCGCACTTCAGCCAGCTCTTCCTCGGCCCGCGCTCGCCGGGCGTGACCGGCCTCGCCCTGGAGCGGGCGGCTTTCTGCGTGCGCAAGCGCGCCGAGCACGAGCTGGCCGAGGACGAGGTCTACTTCCCCAGCCTGTCCGCGCGGACCATCGTCTACAAGGGAATGCTCACCGAGGCCCAGGTGGAGAGCTTCTTCCCCGACCTCACCGACGAGCGCGTCACCAGCGCCATCGGGCTGGTGCACTCCCGCTTCTCCACCAACACGTTCCCGTCGTGGCCGCTGGCGCACCCCTACCGGTACGTCGCGCACAACGGCGAGATCAACACGCTGCGCGGCAACCGCAACTGGATGGACGCCAGGGAGTCGATGCTCGCCAGCGACCTGATCCCGGGCGACCTGGAGCGGCTCTACCCGGTGATCACCCGCGGCGCCAGCGACTCGGCCTCGTTCGACGAGGTGCTGGAGCTCCTCCACCTCGGCGGGCGTCCGCTGCCGCACGCGGTGCTGATGATGATCCCGGAGGCGTGGGAGAACCACGAGGAGATGGACCCGGCCCGCCGGGCGTTCTACGAGTTCCACTCCACGCTGATGGAGCCGTGGGACGGTCCCGCGCTGGTGGCCTTCACCGACGGCACCCAGATCGGCGCCGTGCTCGACCGCAACGGCCTGCGCCCGGCGCGCTACTGGGTCACCGAGGACGGGCTGGTCGTGCTGGCCAGTGAGGTCGGCGTGCTGGACATCGACCAGGCCTCGATCGTCCGGAAGGGACGGCTGGAGCCGGGCCGGATGTTCCTGGTGGACACCGCCGAAGGCCGGATCATCGACGACGACGAGATCAAGGGCGGGCTCGCCGCCGAGCACCCGTACCAGGAGTGGGTCGAGCAGGGCCTGCTCCAGCTGGAGGACTTGCCGGAGCGGGAGCGCGAGGTGCCGCCGCACGCCGCGCTGGTCCGCCGCCAGCAGGCGTTCGGTTACTCCGAAGAGGAGCTCGACGTCCTGCTCGAGCCGATGGCCCGCACCGGCGCGGAGCCGATCGGCTCGATGGGCAACGACTCGCCGCTCGCCCCGCTGTCCAGCGGTTCGCGGCAGCTGTTCGACTACTTCACCCAGCTGTTCGCCCAGGTGACCAACCCGCCGCTGGACGCGATCCGCGAGGAGCTGGTCACCGCGCTGGGTGCGCAGCTCGGCGCCGAGCCGAACCTGCTCACCGCCGACGCCTCCTCCTGCCGCCGCATCGTGCTGCCGTTCCCGGTGCTCGACAACGACGAGCTGGCCAAGCTGGTGCACATCAACGACGATGGCGACCTGCCGGAGTTCAGCGCGGTCACGGTGTACGGCAGGTACGAAGTGGACGGTGGCGCCGAGGCGCTCACCCGGCGGCTGGACGAGATCAGGGCCGAGGTGTCGCAGGCCATCGCCGACGGCGCGCGGCTGATCGTGCTGTCCGACCGCGGCGTGGACGAGAAGCACGCGCCGATCCCGTCGCTGCTGCTCACCGGCGCGGTGCACCACCACCTGGTCCGCGAGAAGACCAGGACGCAAGTCGGCCTGCTCGTCGAGGCCGGGGACGCGCGCGAGGTGCACCACATCGCGCTGCTGATCGGCTACGGCGCGGCCGCGGTCAACCCGTACCTCGCGATGGCGACCGTGGAGGAGCTGGCCTCGGACGGGCGGATCGAGGGCGTCGACGCGAAGCAGGCCACCCGGAACCTGATCAAGGCGCTGGGCAAGGGCGTGCGCAAGACGATGTCCAAGATGGGCGTGTCCACGGTGGCCTCCTACACCGGCGCGCAGATCTTCGAGGCGATCGGGCTGGGCGAGGAGGTCATCAACACCTGCTTCACCGGCACCACCTCGCGGCTCGGCGGCATCGGGTTCGAGACCATCGCGCGGGAGGTCGCGCTGCGGCACCGGCGGGCCTTCCCGCCGGACGGCGTGCGGCCCAGCCACCGCGAACTCGAGACCGGCGCCGACTACCAGTGGCGCCGCGAGGGCGAGCCGCACCTGTTCAACCCGCAGACGGTGTTCAAGCTGCAGCACTCCACCAGGTCCGGCAAGTACGAGATCTTCAAGGAGTACACCAAGCAGGTCGACGACCAGGCCGAGCGCCTGCTCACGCTGCGCGGGCTGTTCGGGTTCAAGGAGGGCGCGCGCCCGCCGGTGCCGATCGAAGAGGTCGAGCCGGTGTCCGAGATCGTCAAGCGGTTCGCCACCGGCGCCATCTCCTACGGCTCGATCTCGAAGGAGATGCACCAGACCCTGGCGATCGCGATGAACCGGCTGGGCGGCAAGTCCAACACCGGTGAGGGCGGCGAGGACGCGGACCGGCTCTACGACCCGGAGCGCCGCTCGGCGGTCAAGCAGGTCGCGAGCGGGCGGTTCGGCGTGACCAGCGAGTACCTGGTCAACGCCGACGACATCCAGATCAAGATGGCGCAGGGCGCGAAGCCCGGCGAAGGCGGTCAGCTGCCCGGCGCGAAGGTCTACCCGTGGATCGCGAAGACGCGGTTCTCCACGCCGGGTGTCGGCCTGATCTCACCGCCGCCGCACCACGACATCTACTCCATCGAGGACCTGGCGCAGCTGATCCACGACCTGAAGAACGCCAACCCGGCCGCCCGCATCCACGTGAAGCTGGTGTCCGAAGTGGGCGTCGGCACGGTCGCGGCCGGGGTGTCGAAGGCACACGCCGACGTGGTGCTCATCTCCGGGCACGACGGCGGCACCGGCGCGTCGCCGCTGTCGTCGATCAAGCACGCGGGCGGGCCGTGGGAGCTCGGCCTCGCCGAAACGCAGCAGACGCTGCTGGCGAACCGCCTGCGGGACCGGATCGTGGTGCAGACCGACGGCCAGCTCAAGACCGGCCGCGACGTGATCATCGCCGCGCTGCTGGGCGCGGAGGAGTTCGGCTTCGCGACCGCGCCGCTGGTGGTCTCCGGCTGCATCATGATGCGGGTGTGCCACCTGGACACCTGCCCGGTCGGGGTGGCCACGCAGAACCCGGTGCTGCGCGAGAAGTTCAGCGGCAAGGCCGAGTACGTGGTGAACTTCTTCGAGTTCATCGCGCAGGAGGTGCGGGAGTACCTGGCGCAGCTGGGCTTCCGGTCGATCGCCGAGGCGGTCGGGCACGCCGAGCTGCTCGACACCCGCAAGGCCGTGGAGCACTGGAAGGCCTCCGGGCTGGACCTGTCGCCGATCTTCCACGTACCCGAGCTGGAGCCGCGCGCGTCGCGGCACCAGGTCGTCGCCCAGGACCACGGGCTGGACAAGGCACTCGACAACACGCTGATCCAGCTGGCCGAAGGCGCCCTGAACTCGGGCGACAAGGTGCGGCTGGAACTGCCGGTGCGCAACGTCAACCGGACCGTCGGCACCATGCTGGGTTCGGAGCTGACCAAGCGCTGGGGCGGCGAGGGCCTGCCGGACGGCACCATCGACGTGACCTTCACCGGGACCGCGGGCCAGTCATTCGGCGCGTTCGTACCGAAGGGCATCACGCTGCGGCTGGTCGGTGACGGCAACGACTACGTGGCGAAGGGCCTGTCCGGTGGCCGGATCGTGGTGCGCCCGCCGCGTGATGCGCAGTACGCCGCCGAGGAGCACATCATCGCCGGTAACGTGATCGGCTACGGCGCGACCAGCGGGGAGATCTTCATCCGCGGGCGCGTCGGGGAACGCTTCTGCGTGCGGAACTCCGGTGCGCTGGCCGTCGTGGAAGGCGTCGGCGACCACGGGTGCGAGTACATGACCGGCGGCCGCGTGGTCGTGCTCGGCACCGTCGGGCGGAACTTCGCGGCCGGCATGTCCGGCGGCATCGCGTACCTGCTCGACGTGAACACGAAGCGGCTCAACACCGAGATGGTGGAGCTGGAGCCGCTCGACGACGAGGACACCGAACTGCTCCGCGACGCGGTCGAGCGGCACTACGACGAAACCGAGTCGGCCGTCGCCCGCGAGCTGCTGGCCGACTGGGACACCGCGGTGATCAGGTTCGGCAAGGTCATGCCGAAGGACTACAAGCGGGTGCTGCTCGCGCAGGCGGCCGCCGAACGCGAAGGCCGCGACGTGAACGAGGCGATCATGGAGGCCGCACATGGCTGA
- a CDS encoding kynureninase has translation MTLQRARDLDETDPLYPFRDRFLPADEKLVAYLDGNSLGRPPRAALDRLEALVREDWGGRLIRGWSDGWTELPTRLGDRLGEVVLGAAPGQVVLGESTSVWLYKLLRAALALRPGRREIVTDRHNFPTDRYLVEGIAEELGCRIRWVETELDAGPSVAQVAEVVGPDTAVVTLSQVDYWSAQIADLPAITRLAHEAGALVVWDLCHSAGSIPLSLDADEVDFAVGCTYKFLCGGPGSPAFAYVRRELADEVRQPIWGWFGRKDLFEMGPGYEPADGVRRLLSGTPPVVGLAGVEAGVELIAEAGMPRIREKAVALTEFAVELFDEWLAPLGFALGSPRDPAVRGGHVTIRRADARELSAVLIEAGVLIDFRAPDGIRLGLSPLTTGFEELYRAMEVIRDRAR, from the coding sequence GTGACCCTGCAGCGTGCGCGCGACCTCGACGAGACCGATCCGCTCTACCCCTTCCGGGACCGGTTCCTGCCCGCCGACGAGAAACTGGTCGCCTACCTGGACGGCAACTCGCTGGGCAGGCCGCCGCGTGCGGCGCTCGACCGGCTCGAGGCGCTGGTCCGCGAGGACTGGGGCGGCCGGTTGATCCGCGGCTGGTCCGACGGCTGGACCGAGCTGCCCACCCGGCTCGGCGACCGCCTGGGCGAGGTGGTGCTGGGTGCCGCTCCCGGGCAGGTGGTGCTCGGCGAGTCGACCTCGGTGTGGCTGTACAAGCTGCTGCGGGCGGCGCTGGCCCTGCGGCCCGGCCGGCGCGAGATCGTCACCGACCGGCACAACTTCCCGACCGATCGCTACCTGGTCGAGGGCATCGCCGAGGAACTCGGCTGCCGCATCCGCTGGGTGGAAACCGAGCTGGACGCCGGGCCGTCCGTGGCGCAGGTGGCCGAGGTCGTCGGGCCGGACACCGCCGTGGTGACATTGAGCCAGGTCGACTACTGGTCGGCCCAGATCGCGGACCTGCCCGCGATCACGCGCCTCGCGCACGAGGCCGGGGCGCTGGTCGTCTGGGACCTTTGCCACAGTGCGGGCTCGATCCCGCTTTCGCTCGATGCCGACGAGGTGGACTTCGCGGTCGGCTGTACTTACAAGTTCCTCTGCGGCGGACCCGGCTCACCCGCGTTCGCGTACGTGCGCCGCGAGCTGGCCGACGAGGTCCGCCAGCCGATCTGGGGCTGGTTCGGCCGGAAGGACCTGTTCGAGATGGGGCCGGGCTACGAACCGGCGGACGGGGTGCGCCGCCTGCTGTCCGGCACGCCGCCGGTGGTCGGGCTCGCCGGGGTGGAGGCCGGTGTCGAGCTGATCGCCGAAGCGGGCATGCCGCGCATCCGGGAGAAGGCGGTGGCGCTCACGGAGTTCGCCGTCGAGCTGTTCGACGAGTGGCTGGCGCCGCTCGGCTTCGCGCTCGGCTCGCCTCGCGACCCGGCGGTGCGCGGTGGGCACGTGACGATCCGGCGCGCCGACGCGCGTGAACTCTCGGCCGTGTTGATCGAGGCCGGGGTGCTGATCGACTTCCGCGCTCCCGACGGCATCCGGCTCGGGCTCTCGCCGCTGACGACCGGGTTCGAAGAGCTCTATCGGGCGATGGAGGTCATCCGGGACCGCGCTCGGTGA
- a CDS encoding FAD-binding and (Fe-S)-binding domain-containing protein codes for MRELRAALRAELGARVAVDAATLALYSTDASNYRHEPVGVVWPRSVEEAEEVVAACRRAGAPIVARGGGTSIAGNSCGPGVVVDFSRYCNRFGEIDAVNRTVWVEPGVVLDRLQAAAAPHRLRFGPDPSTHSRCTLGGMIGNNACGSHSVAWGRTADAVRSMDVLLYNGTRLTVGPDAGVPPELRKLVHDNLSLLRTELTPWSRRVSGYGLEHLLPENGTNLAKALVGSEGTCVTVLGAELELAELPRERVLAVLGFESDIAAADAVPSILPWSPLTVEGVDAELVSLLDSSRGADLPRGEAWLYVELGADTRDQALDRARALTKELAARLTGHVVLTDPKAQRQLWRIREEGAGLATRLADGSEAWPGWEDAAVPPERLGAYLREFKELMAQHGRKSVVYGHYGEGCLHMRLDFDMLSRPGLAGFRKFLEEAADLVAAHGGSLSGEHGDGQARSELLPRMYSAEMIKLFGRFKGIFDPDGMMNPGVLVEPRALDANIRVRTAPPSIDSVTFLGYPEDRGSFGQAVRRCVGVAKCRNTEGGGVMCPSYRATLDEKHSTRGRARLLTEMINGEVIRDGWRSEEVREALDLCLSCKGCLSDCPVDVDMATYKAEFYHQHYRGRLRPASHYSMGWLPMWLRVAALAPRPVNWLLKRPRLAALAKRLGGIARERDLPAFTRPFTRKRLDAGEGRKVVLWPDSFNNYFTPHVLEAAAEVLTAAGYRVVLPDKGVCCGLTWVSTGQLGVARKVLRRTLSVLKPYLDAGYLVAGVEPSCTALFRGDLKALLPDDALAAVLAGRTRTLAELVADSPLEFRPLDVPAVSQVHCHQHAVLGFEADERVLDGAGVRNSTLDSGCCGLAGNFGFERGHYEVSVACAEDRLLPALRETDPGTLVISDGFSCRTQIAQEAGREAVHLAEVLRRALPEGRA; via the coding sequence ATGCGGGAGCTGCGAGCGGCGTTGCGGGCGGAACTGGGTGCGAGGGTGGCCGTCGACGCGGCCACCCTCGCGCTGTACAGCACGGATGCTTCGAACTACCGGCACGAACCGGTCGGCGTGGTGTGGCCGCGCTCGGTGGAGGAGGCCGAGGAGGTGGTCGCGGCGTGCCGGCGGGCCGGGGCGCCGATCGTCGCGCGTGGTGGCGGGACGAGCATCGCGGGCAACTCGTGCGGGCCCGGCGTGGTGGTGGACTTTTCCCGTTACTGCAACCGTTTCGGTGAAATCGACGCGGTGAACCGGACGGTGTGGGTGGAACCGGGCGTGGTGCTCGACCGGCTGCAGGCCGCCGCCGCGCCGCACCGGCTGCGGTTCGGACCGGATCCGTCCACGCACAGCCGCTGCACGCTCGGCGGCATGATCGGCAACAACGCCTGCGGCTCGCATTCGGTGGCCTGGGGCCGGACGGCCGACGCGGTGCGGAGCATGGATGTGCTGCTCTACAACGGCACCCGCCTCACCGTGGGCCCGGACGCCGGAGTGCCGCCGGAACTGCGGAAGCTGGTGCACGACAATCTCTCTTTGCTGCGCACCGAACTCACGCCGTGGTCGCGCCGCGTTTCCGGGTACGGGCTGGAGCACCTCCTGCCGGAAAACGGGACAAACCTGGCAAAAGCCTTGGTGGGCAGTGAAGGCACCTGCGTGACGGTGCTCGGCGCGGAACTGGAACTGGCCGAGCTGCCCAGGGAGCGCGTGCTCGCCGTGCTCGGCTTCGAATCGGACATCGCGGCGGCGGACGCGGTGCCGTCGATCCTGCCGTGGTCGCCGCTCACGGTCGAAGGCGTGGACGCGGAACTGGTGTCGCTGCTGGATTCCTCGCGTGGTGCGGATCTGCCGCGTGGCGAAGCGTGGTTGTACGTCGAGCTGGGCGCGGACACCCGGGACCAGGCGCTGGACCGGGCACGGGCGCTGACCAAGGAACTCGCCGCGCGGCTGACCGGGCACGTGGTGCTCACCGATCCCAAGGCGCAGCGGCAGTTGTGGCGGATCCGCGAGGAGGGCGCCGGCCTGGCGACCCGGCTTGCGGACGGCTCGGAGGCCTGGCCCGGTTGGGAGGACGCGGCCGTCCCGCCCGAACGACTCGGCGCCTACCTGCGCGAGTTCAAGGAGTTGATGGCCCAGCACGGCAGGAAAAGCGTGGTGTACGGCCACTACGGTGAAGGCTGCCTGCACATGCGACTGGACTTCGACATGCTGTCGCGGCCGGGGCTCGCGGGTTTCCGGAAGTTCCTCGAAGAGGCGGCGGACCTGGTCGCCGCGCACGGTGGTTCGCTGTCCGGCGAGCACGGTGACGGGCAGGCGCGCTCGGAACTGCTGCCGCGCATGTACAGCGCGGAGATGATCAAGTTGTTCGGCCGGTTCAAGGGGATCTTCGATCCGGACGGCATGATGAACCCCGGTGTGCTCGTCGAACCCCGTGCGCTCGACGCGAACATCCGGGTGCGGACGGCACCGCCGTCGATCGATTCGGTGACCTTCCTGGGCTATCCCGAGGACCGCGGCAGTTTCGGGCAGGCGGTGCGGCGATGCGTCGGGGTCGCGAAGTGCCGCAACACCGAAGGCGGCGGGGTGATGTGCCCGAGCTACCGGGCGACCCTCGACGAGAAGCATTCGACCCGCGGCCGGGCTCGGCTGCTCACTGAGATGATCAACGGCGAGGTGATCCGCGACGGCTGGCGGTCGGAGGAGGTCCGTGAGGCGCTGGACCTGTGCCTGTCGTGCAAGGGCTGCCTGTCGGACTGCCCGGTGGATGTTGACATGGCGACATACAAGGCCGAGTTCTACCACCAGCACTACCGAGGACGTCTGCGCCCGGCGTCGCACTATTCGATGGGGTGGCTGCCGATGTGGCTGCGCGTCGCCGCGCTCGCGCCCCGGCCGGTCAACTGGCTGCTGAAGCGACCGCGCCTCGCGGCACTGGCGAAGCGACTCGGCGGCATCGCACGGGAGCGGGACCTTCCGGCGTTCACGCGGCCGTTCACCAGGAAGCGGCTGGACGCCGGTGAAGGCCGGAAAGTGGTGCTCTGGCCGGATTCCTTCAACAACTACTTCACCCCGCACGTGCTCGAGGCCGCGGCCGAGGTGCTCACCGCGGCCGGGTACCGCGTCGTGCTGCCGGACAAGGGTGTCTGCTGTGGACTGACCTGGGTGTCGACCGGGCAGCTCGGCGTGGCGCGGAAGGTGCTGCGGCGCACGCTCTCGGTGCTCAAGCCCTATCTCGACGCCGGTTACCTGGTGGCGGGCGTCGAACCGAGCTGCACCGCGTTGTTCCGCGGCGACCTCAAGGCCCTGCTGCCGGACGACGCGCTCGCCGCGGTGCTGGCGGGCCGGACGCGGACCCTCGCCGAGCTGGTCGCCGACTCGCCACTGGAGTTCCGGCCGCTGGACGTGCCCGCGGTCAGCCAGGTGCACTGCCACCAGCACGCCGTGCTCGGGTTCGAGGCCGACGAGCGCGTGCTCGACGGTGCCGGGGTGCGGAACTCCACACTGGACTCGGGCTGCTGCGGGCTGGCCGGGAACTTCGGGTTCGAGCGCGGGCACTACGAGGTTTCGGTGGCCTGCGCCGAGGACAGGTTGCTGCCCGCGCTGCGTGAGACGGATCCGGGCACGCTGGTGATTTCGGACGGGTTCAGCTGCCGGACGCAGATCGCGCAGGAGGCCGGGCGGGAGGCGGTGCACCTCGCGGAGGTGCTGCGCCGGGCGCTGCCGGAGGGCCGCGCCTGA